A window from Enterocloster bolteae encodes these proteins:
- a CDS encoding ABC transporter substrate-binding protein gives MMNKKMIALLTCAAMSASAMTGCASSNAGASGEGNTAAAGDGSGKVTIKVLDNYGGMVEEMISVYEKLNPEVNIEYEYVPSDSYYSKFTALNVANELPDVVMTNSQFIGDQVQSGLLVDLTDAVENGQNYEKDANWGETINPTLLSNCKATLKAIGSDYADKLYGVPFTMTTVAVIYDKNVYKELGLNVPSTWEEFEKNCEAIKAAGKIPVSMQQQNMDWWPRIFWDQYCREELDANPNAFEDGSMTFSSESVKKGLEKFKYMWDQGWFPESGLTGNRETMQQLFVQKELVQVMLQPNYLSYLTENVPEGVELASYALPGVEGKPARCLGGSSSIWAVTNSSKHQEEAIEFVKFMTSKTAFSEDYAKFINPGLTNFELTSDNEAMQGYIDAGKNGFIPDIYVPVNITTEIQNTFLTDLEPNYLLGTYDIDYVTDQLNQLYEETYLSNLN, from the coding sequence ATGATGAATAAGAAAATGATTGCGCTTTTAACCTGTGCGGCCATGTCCGCGTCAGCCATGACAGGATGCGCTTCTTCAAATGCAGGAGCATCCGGTGAGGGAAATACAGCGGCAGCAGGGGACGGCAGCGGAAAGGTTACCATAAAGGTACTGGACAATTACGGAGGAATGGTGGAGGAGATGATTTCCGTATATGAAAAACTAAACCCGGAAGTAAACATTGAGTATGAGTATGTTCCATCGGACTCCTACTATTCTAAATTTACGGCGCTGAATGTGGCAAACGAACTGCCGGATGTGGTCATGACCAACTCCCAGTTCATCGGGGACCAGGTGCAGAGCGGCCTGCTGGTGGACCTGACTGACGCAGTGGAAAACGGACAGAATTATGAGAAGGATGCAAACTGGGGAGAGACGATCAACCCCACTCTGTTAAGCAACTGTAAGGCTACCCTTAAGGCAATTGGTTCCGACTATGCGGACAAGCTGTACGGCGTGCCCTTTACCATGACTACGGTGGCTGTTATCTACGATAAGAATGTATATAAGGAATTGGGACTGAATGTGCCGTCCACATGGGAAGAGTTTGAGAAAAACTGCGAGGCCATAAAGGCAGCAGGCAAGATTCCTGTATCCATGCAGCAGCAGAACATGGACTGGTGGCCGAGAATCTTCTGGGACCAGTACTGCCGTGAGGAGCTGGACGCCAATCCCAACGCCTTTGAGGACGGTTCCATGACCTTTTCTTCTGAGAGCGTGAAAAAGGGCCTTGAAAAGTTCAAATATATGTGGGACCAGGGATGGTTCCCGGAGTCAGGCCTTACCGGCAACAGGGAGACCATGCAGCAGCTCTTTGTGCAGAAGGAACTGGTGCAGGTTATGCTGCAGCCGAACTACCTTTCCTACCTGACGGAAAATGTGCCTGAGGGAGTGGAGCTGGCTTCCTATGCCCTGCCGGGCGTGGAGGGAAAGCCAGCCAGATGTCTGGGCGGATCCAGCAGTATCTGGGCAGTGACCAATTCCTCTAAGCACCAGGAGGAGGCCATCGAGTTCGTGAAGTTCATGACATCCAAGACTGCGTTTTCGGAAGATTACGCAAAGTTCATCAACCCCGGACTTACCAATTTTGAGCTGACCAGCGACAACGAGGCCATGCAGGGATATATTGATGCAGGCAAAAACGGTTTCATCCCCGACATCTATGTGCCGGTGAACATAACCACGGAAATCCAGAACACGTTCCTGACGGATCTGGAGCCCAATTACCTATTAGGCACCTATGACATAGATTATGTGACGGATCAGCTGAACCAGCTCTATGAGGAGACCTATCTGTCCAACCTGAACTGA
- a CDS encoding carbohydrate ABC transporter permease: protein MKSSQTLKERKEMMTALALIAPTIIVMVIFLYIPFVNALQTSFYKYNGLGALEHFVGLKNYAKVLADPKFVRSLWNTFYLIMVSFLAIPIGFVFAYILYVGVPGKKIFNAGLFIPYLISMVVVGCIWRIIYDPTIGPVDQFLKMAGLGKYAKAWLSRPETALWAIAVTWIWRSQPFNMLIMYANITKMPEDFLEAAQIDGANFRQKLFYIIIPYLKPTFAVLAMLTVTNGLRLFDLIWVMTQGGPGGASDVMTSYIYTKAFTNRDFGAGTAASVILMLIMVAIMAVKTIVQKKRAGRAL from the coding sequence ATGAAATCATCCCAAACATTAAAAGAAAGAAAGGAAATGATGACAGCGCTGGCCCTGATTGCCCCCACCATCATTGTCATGGTCATTTTCCTTTACATACCCTTTGTTAACGCGCTGCAGACCAGTTTTTACAAGTACAATGGTCTGGGAGCCCTGGAACATTTTGTGGGGCTTAAGAATTATGCCAAGGTACTGGCGGACCCCAAGTTTGTCCGTTCCCTGTGGAACACATTTTACCTTATCATGGTCAGCTTTCTTGCCATTCCCATCGGGTTTGTGTTTGCCTATATCCTGTATGTGGGCGTACCGGGCAAGAAAATCTTCAATGCGGGTCTGTTTATCCCCTATCTGATATCCATGGTGGTGGTGGGATGTATATGGAGAATCATCTATGACCCAACCATCGGACCGGTGGACCAGTTCCTTAAGATGGCAGGACTGGGAAAGTATGCAAAGGCCTGGCTCAGCCGTCCTGAGACAGCCCTTTGGGCCATTGCGGTTACCTGGATATGGCGCTCCCAGCCATTTAATATGCTGATTATGTATGCCAATATCACAAAAATGCCTGAGGATTTCCTGGAGGCGGCCCAGATTGACGGCGCTAATTTCCGGCAGAAGCTGTTTTACATTATCATCCCCTATTTAAAGCCCACCTTCGCGGTGCTGGCCATGCTGACCGTAACCAACGGACTCAGGCTCTTTGACCTGATATGGGTCATGACCCAGGGCGGACCGGGAGGCGCCTCCGACGTCATGACATCCTATATTTACACAAAGGCATTTACAAACAGGGACTTCGGCGCTGGTACGGCTGCCTCCGTCATACTGATGCTTATTATGGTGGCGATTATGGCGGTTAAAACCATTGTCCAGAAGAAAAGGGCAGGGAGGGCTTTATGA